In the genome of Streptomyces pactum, one region contains:
- a CDS encoding FecCD family ABC transporter permease yields the protein MSLASPVRTGAEAAPVPPSAASRTGRRAAGLIASVVLLAVVAAASIAVGSKPIPLDQVWDGLFHYSGDKTDVVIRDVRVPRTLLGLLVGIGLGLAGAVMQALTRNPLADPGLLGVNAGASAAVVSAISFLGVTSLTGYVWFALLGAALASVIVYVIGGSRGATPVRLALAGTATYSALYGYVYAVQMLDTAALDKMRFWTVGSLASANMTVVEQVAPFLLLGLALTLVLARPLNAIALGDDTARALGARLATTRVLAMVATTLLCGAATAACGPIAFVGLMVPHIVRALTGPDMRWIMPYAATLSPVLLLGSDIIGRIAVRPSELQVGVVTTLIGGPVFIFLVRRRRMAQL from the coding sequence GTGTCCTTGGCCAGTCCCGTACGCACCGGGGCGGAGGCGGCGCCCGTGCCACCCTCCGCCGCCTCACGCACCGGGCGCCGCGCCGCCGGGCTGATCGCCTCGGTGGTGCTGCTCGCCGTGGTCGCCGCCGCCAGCATCGCGGTCGGCTCCAAGCCGATCCCCCTGGACCAGGTGTGGGACGGGCTCTTCCACTACTCCGGGGACAAGACCGATGTGGTGATCCGGGACGTACGGGTGCCGCGCACCCTGCTCGGCCTGCTGGTCGGCATCGGCCTGGGCCTGGCCGGCGCGGTGATGCAGGCGCTCACCCGCAACCCGCTGGCCGACCCCGGCCTGCTCGGCGTCAACGCGGGCGCGTCCGCCGCCGTCGTCTCGGCCATCAGCTTCCTCGGCGTCACCTCGCTGACCGGGTACGTGTGGTTCGCGCTGCTCGGCGCGGCGCTCGCCTCCGTCATCGTCTACGTCATCGGCGGCAGCCGGGGCGCCACCCCGGTGCGGCTCGCCCTCGCCGGTACCGCGACGTACTCGGCCCTCTACGGCTACGTCTACGCGGTGCAGATGCTGGACACCGCCGCGCTGGACAAGATGCGCTTCTGGACGGTGGGTTCGCTCGCCTCCGCCAACATGACGGTGGTCGAGCAGGTGGCACCGTTCCTGCTCCTGGGACTGGCCCTCACCCTGGTGCTGGCCCGGCCGCTGAACGCCATCGCGCTCGGCGACGACACCGCCCGCGCGCTGGGGGCCCGGCTCGCCACCACCCGGGTGCTCGCCATGGTGGCGACCACCCTGCTGTGCGGGGCGGCGACCGCCGCGTGCGGGCCGATCGCCTTCGTCGGCCTGATGGTCCCGCACATCGTGCGCGCGCTCACCGGCCCCGACATGCGCTGGATCATGCCGTACGCCGCCACCCTCTCCCCGGTGCTGCTGCTGGGCTCCGACATCATCGGCCGGATCGCCGTCCGGCCCTCCGAACTCCAGGTCGGTGTCGTCACCACGCTCATCGGCGGCCCCGTCTTCATCTTCCTCGTACGCCGCCGAAGGATGGCCCAGCTGTGA
- a CDS encoding HAD-IIA family hydrolase produces the protein MEHTVRTRPDGSARPLNLAYDTALLDLDGVVYAGGEAIGHAVESLTAARDRGMHLAYVTNNALRTPDAVAAHLTELGVPATPGDVITSAQAVARLVADEVPAGARVLVVGGEGLRVALRERGLEPVESVEDDPAAVVQGYGGPDLPWGRLAEAAYAVARGVPWYASNTDLTIPGPRGIAPGNGAAVEVVRIASGGSPRVAGKPLPPMHRETILRTGAKTPLVVGDRLDTDIEGAWAGGVDSLLVLTGVTTPARLLAAGPRHRPDYIAADLRGLLTEQPEVTGTAGDGEAGFGCGGWTARADGDGLRLAGDGPDPVDGLRALCAAAWTAARDGTYDGEVGEALARLGW, from the coding sequence ATGGAGCACACGGTCCGGACCAGGCCCGACGGCAGCGCCCGACCGCTGAACCTGGCCTACGACACCGCGCTGCTGGACCTGGACGGGGTGGTGTACGCCGGGGGCGAGGCGATCGGGCACGCCGTGGAGTCCCTGACCGCGGCCCGTGACCGGGGCATGCACCTGGCCTACGTGACCAACAACGCGCTGCGCACACCGGACGCGGTGGCGGCGCACCTGACCGAGCTGGGGGTGCCGGCCACGCCCGGCGATGTGATCACCTCGGCCCAGGCGGTCGCCCGGCTCGTCGCCGACGAGGTACCCGCCGGGGCGCGGGTGCTGGTCGTCGGGGGCGAGGGACTGCGGGTCGCGCTCCGGGAGCGCGGCCTGGAGCCGGTGGAGTCGGTCGAGGACGACCCGGCCGCGGTGGTCCAGGGGTACGGCGGCCCCGACCTGCCCTGGGGGCGACTGGCGGAAGCCGCGTACGCGGTGGCGCGGGGGGTGCCCTGGTACGCCTCCAACACCGACCTGACCATCCCCGGCCCCCGGGGCATCGCCCCCGGCAACGGCGCGGCGGTGGAGGTGGTGCGGATCGCCTCCGGCGGCAGCCCGCGCGTCGCCGGCAAGCCGCTGCCGCCGATGCACCGGGAGACCATCCTGCGGACCGGGGCCAAGACGCCACTGGTGGTGGGGGACCGGCTGGACACCGACATCGAGGGCGCCTGGGCGGGCGGCGTGGACTCGCTGCTGGTGCTGACCGGGGTGACCACGCCCGCCCGGCTGCTCGCCGCCGGGCCCCGGCACCGGCCCGACTACATCGCCGCCGACCTGCGCGGTCTGCTCACCGAGCAGCCCGAGGTGACCGGGACGGCCGGTGACGGCGAGGCCGGGTTCGGCTGCGGCGGCTGGACGGCCCGGGCCGACGGCGACGGGCTGCGGCTGGCCGGCGACGGCCCGGACCCGGTGGACGGGCTGCGGGCGCTGTGCGCCGCGGCCTGGACGGCGGCCCGGGACGGGACGTACGACGGCGAGGTCGGGGAGGCACTGGCGCGCCTGGGGTGGTGA
- a CDS encoding alpha/beta fold hydrolase yields the protein MPTFTSYDGTRLAYRVSGDGPPLVCLPGGPMQASAYLGDLGGLSAHRRLILLDLRGTGRSAAPADPASWRCDRLVADVEALREHLGLERMDVLAHSAGANLAALHLGRHPDRVGRLVLVTPSVFAAGVAVSGEARLDAARLRAGEPWFAEAFAALEDIVAGRGTAGSWQAIAPFAYGRWDAAARAHRAAEDIQRNGEAAAVFGSEGAFDPDATRAALSRFRAPVLVLAGEADVSAPPPAMAELAGLFPDARLVVQPGAGHFPWLDDAGAFVAATTRFLAGSPAGTAV from the coding sequence ATGCCCACCTTCACCTCGTACGACGGAACCCGGCTCGCCTACCGGGTGTCCGGCGACGGCCCGCCGCTGGTCTGCCTCCCCGGCGGGCCGATGCAGGCCTCCGCCTACCTCGGCGACCTCGGCGGTCTGTCCGCGCACCGGCGGCTGATCCTGCTCGACCTGCGCGGCACCGGCCGGTCGGCGGCCCCGGCGGACCCCGCCTCCTGGCGCTGTGACCGGCTGGTGGCGGACGTGGAGGCGCTGCGCGAGCACCTGGGCCTGGAGCGGATGGACGTGCTCGCCCACTCCGCCGGCGCCAACCTGGCGGCGCTCCATCTGGGCCGCCACCCCGACCGCGTGGGCCGGCTGGTACTCGTCACGCCGAGCGTCTTCGCCGCAGGCGTCGCCGTCTCCGGGGAGGCCCGGCTGGATGCCGCGCGGCTCCGGGCCGGCGAGCCGTGGTTCGCGGAGGCGTTCGCGGCGCTGGAGGACATCGTCGCGGGCCGGGGCACGGCCGGCTCCTGGCAGGCCATCGCCCCCTTCGCATACGGCCGCTGGGACGCGGCGGCCCGCGCCCACCGGGCCGCGGAGGACATCCAGCGCAACGGTGAGGCCGCGGCGGTCTTCGGGTCCGAGGGCGCGTTCGACCCGGACGCCACCCGGGCCGCGCTGTCCCGATTCCGGGCTCCCGTGCTGGTACTGGCCGGTGAGGCCGACGTGAGTGCTCCGCCGCCCGCGATGGCCGAGCTGGCCGGTCTCTTCCCGGACGCCCGGCTCGTCGTCCAGCCCGGCGCCGGCCACTTCCCCTGGCTCGACGACGCCGGGGCGTTCGTCGCGGCCACCACCCGGTTCCTGGCCGGATCGCCCGCCGGAACAGCGGTCTGA
- a CDS encoding DUF1015 family protein, which yields MSIPGPVGHGLQLAPFRALRYVPERVGSLAAVTSPPYDVVVRPDGLRALETADPHNIVRLILPRADTPADRHRQAADTLRRWQEEGVLAPDPEPALYVYEQRGEGTLQRGVIGALRLSPPEEGVVLPHEEVMPHVVEDRAALMRATGANLEPLLLAYRGNGGGAPDAAAALADGPGAVPAGSGAGHGPGTARVVERAVTRPPLLATTTEDGYRHTLWRISDAAELNEIAADLASRQALIADGHHRWATYLRLQAEQREPGPWDHGLVLLVDTARYPLRVRAIHRLLHRLAPEAALAALGDAFRVRTVEGPLDRALAALDAADAGEPSAPSAGGDGHHPRNAFLLAGDGRFHLLDRPDPALLARTVPADRPQAWRELDATVLHALLLDHLWQVPDSPAHIGYIHDAAAAVEQAERHGGTAVLLRPVREEVVHQLARQGVAMPHKSTSFGPKPATGLVLRALDLG from the coding sequence ATGAGCATCCCTGGGCCCGTCGGACACGGTCTTCAGCTCGCCCCGTTCCGTGCGCTGCGCTACGTCCCTGAGCGGGTCGGCAGCCTCGCCGCGGTCACCTCGCCGCCGTACGACGTGGTGGTCCGCCCGGACGGGCTCCGCGCGCTGGAGACGGCCGACCCGCACAACATCGTCCGGCTCATCCTGCCCCGGGCCGACACCCCCGCGGACCGGCACCGCCAGGCGGCCGACACGCTGCGGCGCTGGCAGGAGGAGGGGGTGCTCGCCCCCGATCCGGAACCCGCCCTGTACGTCTACGAGCAGCGCGGCGAGGGCACCCTCCAGCGCGGCGTCATCGGGGCCCTGCGGCTCAGCCCCCCGGAGGAGGGCGTGGTCCTGCCGCACGAGGAGGTCATGCCGCACGTGGTCGAGGACCGCGCCGCGTTGATGCGCGCGACCGGCGCCAACCTCGAACCGCTGCTGCTGGCCTACCGCGGCAACGGTGGCGGCGCCCCGGACGCCGCCGCGGCCCTCGCGGACGGTCCCGGTGCCGTTCCGGCCGGCTCCGGCGCGGGACACGGGCCGGGCACCGCCCGGGTGGTCGAGCGGGCCGTCACCCGTCCCCCGCTGCTGGCCACCACCACCGAGGACGGCTACCGCCACACCCTGTGGCGGATCAGCGACGCCGCCGAATTGAACGAGATCGCCGCGGACCTGGCGTCCCGTCAGGCGCTCATCGCCGACGGCCACCACCGCTGGGCCACCTACCTGCGGCTGCAGGCCGAGCAGCGGGAGCCCGGCCCCTGGGACCACGGGCTGGTGCTGCTGGTGGACACCGCCCGCTACCCGCTGCGGGTGCGGGCCATCCACCGGCTGCTGCACCGGCTGGCCCCTGAGGCGGCGCTCGCCGCGCTGGGCGACGCGTTCCGGGTGCGTACCGTCGAGGGGCCGCTGGACCGGGCGCTGGCGGCGCTGGACGCGGCGGACGCCGGTGAACCGTCGGCGCCGTCCGCCGGCGGGGACGGCCATCACCCCCGGAACGCGTTCCTGCTCGCCGGGGACGGGCGCTTCCACCTGCTCGACCGGCCGGATCCCGCACTGCTGGCCCGTACCGTCCCGGCCGACCGGCCGCAGGCCTGGCGGGAACTGGACGCCACCGTGCTCCACGCGCTGCTGCTGGACCATCTCTGGCAGGTGCCGGACTCCCCCGCCCACATCGGCTACATCCACGACGCGGCCGCCGCCGTGGAGCAGGCGGAGCGGCACGGCGGCACGGCGGTACTGCTGCGCCCGGTCCGCGAGGAGGTCGTCCACCAGCTGGCCCGGCAGGGCGTGGCCATGCCTCACAAGTCCACGTCCTTCGGCCCCAAGCCGGCCACCGGCCTGGTGCTGCGCGCCCTCGACCTGGGCTGA